The following coding sequences are from one Streptomyces sp. NBC_01232 window:
- a CDS encoding flavin reductase family protein yields the protein MPHRSVPHPAAPDESAGGRPADLRPFMAAFPTGVSVVTTLDSDSVPHGLTCTSLASVALEPATLVVCIRAASPTLAVLLAGGHFALNLLHERARGTSDLFASGAPDRFDRVEWRLPLGAGGPHLTADAHAVADCAVVRTVGFGDHTAVFAEVRRVTVRDDRQPLLYGQRRYAPWSAAAAVPQPAAHAALPAALRPAGTEGGTRVVG from the coding sequence ATGCCCCACCGTTCCGTGCCCCATCCCGCCGCACCGGACGAGTCGGCCGGGGGCCGTCCGGCGGACCTGCGGCCCTTCATGGCCGCCTTCCCCACCGGGGTGTCCGTCGTCACCACACTGGATTCCGATTCCGTGCCGCACGGCCTGACCTGCACCTCCCTCGCGAGCGTCGCCCTCGAACCGGCGACGCTCGTGGTGTGCATACGGGCGGCGAGCCCGACCCTCGCGGTGCTGCTCGCCGGCGGCCACTTCGCCCTCAACCTGTTGCACGAGCGGGCCCGCGGCACCTCGGACCTGTTCGCCTCCGGGGCGCCCGACCGCTTCGACCGCGTCGAATGGCGGCTGCCGCTGGGGGCCGGCGGGCCGCACCTGACGGCGGACGCGCACGCCGTCGCGGACTGCGCCGTGGTCAGAACCGTCGGCTTCGGGGACCACACGGCCGTCTTCGCCGAGGTCCGCCGGGTGACCGTACGGGACGACCGGCAGCCCCTGCTCTACGGGCAGCGCCGCTACGCCCCGTGGTCCGCGGCCGCGGCGGTCCCGCAGCCGGCCGCGCACGCCGCCCTGCCCGCCGCGCTGCGACCCGCCGGGACCGAGGGGGGCACCCGTGTCGTCGGCTGA
- a CDS encoding cation:proton antiporter domain-containing protein — protein MSSADPLPSLLIAVPVVILACQAGAIVFRRFGQPPVVGEIATGILLGPSLLGWLWPQAQHWLFPPSVLPYTSVLGQLGLLAFMFLVGLELDLKSLRGHTRVAVAVSQAGMLLPLALGSVLALAMYDGFAPAGVGRLPFTLFIAVAMSITAFPVLARILTDRGLYGTPLGALAMACAAVDDVAAWCLLALVVALASAGSPMEAATTAALAVAFTLVMLYAVRPLLARWAARAERAGDAVVLVALFSGLSLSALATDRIGVHALFGAFLFGVITPRTGQRIEASAARLRAFTVPVLLPLFFVLTGLRTDIGGLTAAPELWLWTAAILGVAFLGKWGGAAGAARACRRPWREALSIGALMNCRGLTELVVLNVGLELGVIGPQLFTVLVLMALVTTAITSPALTLLRAGREVKRPAPAKAEPEGALSGP, from the coding sequence GTGTCGTCGGCTGATCCGCTGCCCTCGCTCCTGATCGCCGTCCCCGTCGTGATCCTCGCCTGCCAGGCGGGGGCGATCGTCTTCCGCCGGTTCGGCCAGCCGCCGGTGGTGGGCGAGATCGCCACCGGCATCCTGCTGGGCCCCTCGCTGCTGGGCTGGCTCTGGCCGCAGGCCCAGCACTGGCTGTTCCCGCCGTCCGTGCTTCCGTACACCTCGGTGCTCGGCCAGCTCGGGCTGCTCGCCTTCATGTTCCTGGTCGGGCTGGAGCTGGACCTCAAGAGCCTGCGCGGCCACACCCGCGTCGCGGTGGCCGTGAGCCAGGCCGGGATGCTGCTGCCGCTGGCCCTGGGCTCGGTGCTGGCACTCGCGATGTACGACGGGTTCGCCCCGGCGGGTGTGGGCCGGCTGCCGTTCACCCTGTTCATCGCGGTGGCCATGAGCATCACCGCGTTCCCCGTCCTGGCCCGGATCCTCACCGACCGCGGCCTGTACGGAACCCCGCTCGGCGCGCTCGCCATGGCCTGCGCGGCCGTGGACGACGTCGCCGCGTGGTGCCTGCTGGCCCTGGTGGTGGCCCTCGCCTCGGCCGGGTCCCCGATGGAGGCGGCCACCACGGCCGCGCTGGCCGTGGCCTTCACCCTGGTGATGCTCTACGCCGTACGCCCCCTGCTGGCGCGCTGGGCGGCCCGCGCCGAACGGGCCGGGGACGCCGTGGTCCTGGTGGCGCTCTTCAGCGGACTGAGCCTGTCCGCGCTGGCCACCGACCGGATCGGGGTGCACGCCCTGTTCGGGGCCTTCCTGTTCGGGGTGATCACCCCTCGCACCGGGCAGCGCATCGAGGCCTCGGCGGCCCGGCTGCGCGCCTTCACGGTGCCCGTGCTGCTGCCGCTGTTCTTCGTGCTCACCGGGCTGCGCACGGACATCGGCGGGCTGACGGCGGCGCCGGAGCTGTGGCTGTGGACGGCCGCCATCCTCGGCGTCGCCTTCCTCGGCAAGTGGGGCGGTGCGGCGGGCGCGGCCCGTGCCTGCCGAAGACCCTGGCGGGAGGCCCTGTCGATCGGCGCCCTGATGAACTGCCGGGGGCTGACCGAGCTGGTGGTGCTCAACGTCGGTCTGGAACTGGGAGTCATCGGGCCGCAGCTGTTCACCGTGCTGGTGCTGATGGCCCTGGTGACGACGGCGATCACCAGCCCGGCCCTGACCCTGCTCCGTGCCGGCAGGGAGGTGAAGCGCCCGGCCCCGGCGAAGGCCGAGCCGGAGGGCGCCCTCTCCGGGCCCTGA
- a CDS encoding universal stress protein: protein MSVVLGYDESPGAERALQVALEVATAFGEPLVLVYGAAAPGPTGEESRAHREAVRQAGRSALAHAVEEADAAGVPSSVEVADEKPAQALLDAAERHRARVIIVGSWGDSPMRGALLGSTPHKLLHLSPIPVLCVPTGPEGA from the coding sequence ATGTCCGTGGTCCTCGGTTACGACGAGTCGCCGGGCGCGGAACGGGCCCTGCAGGTGGCGCTGGAGGTGGCCACCGCCTTCGGCGAGCCCCTGGTCCTCGTCTACGGGGCGGCCGCCCCGGGCCCCACCGGCGAGGAGTCCCGCGCCCACCGCGAAGCCGTCCGCCAGGCGGGCCGCAGCGCGCTCGCGCACGCCGTCGAGGAGGCCGACGCAGCCGGTGTGCCGTCGTCGGTCGAGGTGGCCGACGAGAAGCCCGCCCAGGCACTGCTGGACGCCGCCGAGCGGCACCGGGCCCGGGTCATCATCGTCGGCAGCTGGGGCGACAGCCCGATGCGCGGGGCCCTGCTCGGGTCCACCCCGCACAAGCTCCTGCACCTCTCGCCGATCCCGGTGCTGTGCGTACCGACCGGGCCGGAGGGCGCCTGA
- a CDS encoding APC family permease, producing MGHDSYMDRGGAGAGPEGQDAALKANAIGFLDALVIGLNSTSPAYSLAAVLGPIVALVGIYAPGVMLASFVPMLLIAAAFYYLNKVDQDCGTTFSWVTRAMGPWAGWLGGWAIAMTGVLVIGSLADVAVNFGLLAVGLDSWAANAWIRQSLTVLVILVMTGICVIGTELSAHLQDVLILAQVFFLLAFAVVAIYRVYAGTSSLEEIEPSLSWLNPFGAGGAALTGGLLLGVFIYWGWESAVNLTEEVENSATAPGKAGIWSTVILLVTYLSVGFAVVAYAGTAYLAENAGEEEAIFAVLAHEVMGGWDWVVLLAVSTSALASTQTTIIPASRTALSMARRHALPHRLAQIHPRFRTPDVSTWWVAGIAIGWYLIVNQISENALLDSLTALSLLIAFYYALTGLACAIYYRRHLLENVHNFLLIGLGPVVGAGLLIWLLVESIGDMSNPENSASGVSWFGLGPPLVIGIGIALVGVAVMCFWRVRDGRFWQERRSVADPALVHAGKNQGGS from the coding sequence ATGGGTCACGACTCGTACATGGACCGGGGCGGTGCGGGCGCCGGACCGGAGGGCCAGGACGCGGCGCTCAAGGCCAACGCGATCGGGTTCCTCGACGCGCTCGTCATCGGACTGAACTCCACCTCGCCCGCCTACTCCCTGGCCGCCGTCCTCGGGCCGATCGTGGCGCTGGTCGGCATCTACGCACCGGGCGTGATGCTGGCCTCCTTCGTCCCGATGCTGCTCATCGCCGCCGCCTTCTACTACCTCAACAAGGTCGACCAGGACTGCGGGACGACCTTCTCGTGGGTCACCCGGGCCATGGGCCCCTGGGCGGGCTGGCTCGGCGGCTGGGCCATCGCGATGACCGGCGTCCTGGTCATCGGCTCGCTCGCGGACGTCGCAGTGAACTTCGGCCTGCTCGCCGTCGGACTCGACAGCTGGGCCGCCAACGCGTGGATCCGCCAGAGCCTCACCGTCCTGGTGATCCTGGTCATGACCGGGATCTGCGTCATCGGAACCGAGCTCTCGGCCCACCTCCAGGACGTCCTCATCCTCGCCCAGGTCTTCTTCCTGCTGGCGTTCGCCGTGGTCGCCATCTACCGCGTCTACGCCGGCACCAGCAGCCTGGAGGAGATCGAGCCCTCCCTCTCCTGGCTCAACCCCTTCGGCGCCGGCGGCGCCGCCCTCACCGGAGGGCTGCTGCTCGGCGTGTTCATCTACTGGGGCTGGGAGTCCGCGGTCAACCTCACCGAGGAGGTCGAGAACTCCGCCACGGCGCCCGGCAAGGCGGGCATCTGGTCGACCGTGATCCTCCTCGTCACCTACCTGTCCGTCGGCTTCGCGGTCGTCGCGTACGCGGGCACCGCCTACCTCGCCGAGAACGCGGGCGAGGAGGAGGCCATCTTCGCGGTGCTGGCCCACGAGGTCATGGGCGGCTGGGACTGGGTGGTGCTCCTCGCGGTCTCCACCTCCGCGCTCGCCTCCACCCAGACCACGATCATCCCGGCCTCGCGCACCGCCCTGTCCATGGCCCGCCGACACGCGCTGCCGCACAGGCTGGCGCAGATCCACCCGCGGTTCCGGACCCCGGACGTGAGCACGTGGTGGGTGGCCGGCATCGCCATCGGCTGGTACCTGATCGTCAACCAGATCAGCGAGAACGCGCTCCTGGACTCGCTGACCGCGCTCTCCCTGCTCATCGCCTTCTACTACGCGCTCACCGGCCTGGCCTGCGCCATCTACTACCGCCGCCACCTGCTCGAGAACGTGCACAACTTCCTGCTGATCGGACTCGGCCCGGTGGTCGGCGCCGGCCTGCTGATCTGGCTGCTGGTGGAGTCGATCGGCGACATGTCCAACCCGGAGAACTCCGCCAGCGGCGTCTCCTGGTTCGGGCTCGGCCCACCGCTGGTCATCGGCATCGGCATCGCCCTCGTGGGTGTGGCCGTCATGTGCTTCTGGCGGGTACGTGACGGCAGGTTCTGGCAGGAGCGCCGCTCGGTCGCCGACCCGGCCCTCGTCCACGCCGGGAAGAACCAAGGGGGGTCCTGA
- a CDS encoding histidine phosphatase family protein, translating to MSDLLLVRHGETAWSANGRHTGRTDLPLTARGVEEAISLAPFFRDRQPALVLTSPLRRAVATAELAGLTGGESDPDLYEWDYGGYEGITTEEIQRTTPDWSLWTHGVPPGDAEHPGESAAQVGARADRALARVAPVLRADDGDVVLVAHGHFLRVLTSRYLRLEPEHGRLFLLRTGTVSMLSTEHGLPVIAGWNTRP from the coding sequence ATGAGCGACCTGTTGCTGGTGAGGCACGGCGAGACGGCCTGGAGCGCGAACGGGCGGCACACGGGACGCACCGACCTCCCGCTGACCGCGCGCGGGGTCGAGGAGGCCATCTCGCTGGCCCCCTTCTTCCGGGACCGGCAGCCCGCCCTGGTGCTGACCAGCCCGCTGCGCCGCGCCGTCGCCACCGCCGAGCTCGCGGGGCTCACCGGCGGCGAGAGCGACCCCGACCTGTACGAGTGGGACTACGGCGGCTACGAGGGCATCACCACCGAGGAGATCCAGAGGACCACGCCCGACTGGTCGCTGTGGACCCACGGCGTCCCGCCCGGCGACGCCGAGCACCCCGGCGAGAGCGCCGCGCAGGTGGGCGCCCGGGCCGACCGCGCCCTGGCCCGGGTCGCCCCGGTGCTCCGGGCGGACGACGGCGACGTGGTGCTCGTCGCCCACGGCCACTTCCTGCGCGTCCTGACCTCCCGCTACCTGCGCCTGGAGCCCGAGCACGGCAGGCTGTTCCTGCTGCGCACCGGCACCGTCAGCATGCTCTCCACGGAGCACGGCCTCCCCGTGATCGCGGGCTGGAACACCCGCCCCTGA
- a CDS encoding YoaK family protein — protein sequence MDENREAGRRAGPPPLPPHMPALMVVLTGVTGLVEAVSLLALGPAFTAMQTGNVLFVAFGAAGAGRLETLAPGVSLAAFVVGVVCGSHLESVTEVRGRRWFVIGLVAEAGLILTAAGVGWGLVAQYGSPAVRHLVVMAVLATAMGLRNTTIMRANVPGVPTTLVTRSMTAFIGATAMGRENTYGFRTAGWKLRGLSVLAMFAGGFLGALLLRAGGTVGWLLLPAGATVLVVGLLYRSQPGLHTDQAPGRERSG from the coding sequence ATGGACGAGAACCGGGAGGCCGGGCGGAGGGCCGGGCCGCCGCCGCTCCCGCCGCACATGCCGGCGCTGATGGTCGTACTGACCGGGGTGACCGGGCTGGTGGAAGCGGTGAGCCTGCTGGCGCTCGGGCCGGCCTTCACGGCGATGCAGACGGGCAATGTGCTGTTCGTGGCCTTCGGGGCGGCCGGGGCGGGGCGTCTGGAGACGCTCGCGCCCGGGGTCTCGTTGGCCGCGTTCGTCGTCGGGGTGGTGTGCGGGTCCCACCTGGAGTCCGTGACCGAGGTCCGCGGTCGGCGCTGGTTCGTCATCGGGCTCGTCGCCGAGGCGGGGCTGATCCTGACCGCTGCGGGCGTCGGCTGGGGGCTGGTCGCGCAGTACGGATCCCCGGCCGTGCGGCATCTGGTGGTGATGGCGGTCCTGGCCACGGCGATGGGGTTGCGAAACACCACGATCATGCGGGCGAACGTGCCCGGCGTGCCGACGACGCTGGTCACCCGGTCCATGACCGCCTTCATCGGCGCGACGGCCATGGGACGGGAGAACACGTACGGATTCAGGACCGCGGGCTGGAAGCTGCGTGGCCTCTCCGTCCTGGCCATGTTCGCCGGCGGGTTCCTCGGGGCGCTGCTGCTGCGGGCCGGTGGGACCGTGGGCTGGCTGCTGCTGCCGGCCGGCGCGACGGTGCTGGTCGTGGGCCTGCTCTACCGGAGCCAGCCCGGGCTGCACACCGATCAGGCACCTGGCCGGGAACGATCGGGGTGA
- a CDS encoding Lrp/AsnC family transcriptional regulator, translating into MAVDELDTRILRLLIEQPRTSVREYARILGVARGTLQARLDRLERTGVITGTGPVLSPAALGHPVLAFVHIEVTQGHLDDVGDALAAVPEIIEAFSITGGGDLLTRVAARDNGHLEDVIQRLIQLPGVVRTRTEVALRERVPHRLLPLVESVGRNAMKS; encoded by the coding sequence GTGGCGGTGGACGAGCTCGACACCAGAATCCTGCGCCTGCTGATCGAGCAGCCGCGCACCAGCGTGCGCGAGTACGCCCGCATTCTCGGCGTCGCGCGCGGCACCCTGCAGGCACGGCTGGACCGGCTGGAGCGCACGGGTGTGATCACCGGGACGGGGCCGGTGCTCTCCCCCGCAGCCCTGGGCCATCCGGTGCTGGCCTTCGTGCACATCGAGGTCACCCAGGGGCACCTGGATGACGTGGGCGACGCGCTGGCCGCCGTACCGGAGATCATCGAGGCCTTCTCGATCACCGGCGGCGGGGACCTGCTGACCCGCGTGGCGGCCCGGGACAACGGGCACCTGGAGGACGTGATCCAGCGGCTGATCCAGCTCCCGGGCGTGGTCCGCACCCGCACGGAGGTGGCCCTGCGCGAGCGGGTGCCGCACCGGCTGCTGCCACTGGTCGAGTCCGTGGGCCGAAATGCCATGAAATCCTGA
- a CDS encoding HAD family hydrolase, which produces MISVIFDLDGTLVDSEPNYYESGRRTLERHGVPDFTWEQHSRFIGIGTLETLGILRERYAIRTPVEQLLAEQNAAYLELARTRTEVFPQMRKLVERLHTEGTAMAVASGSSLEAIDAVLAGTGLDALLTTVVSAEEVAHGKPAPDVFLEAARRLGAEPADCVVVEDAAPGARAARAAGMACMAIPYAPGIAGDPAFASAGLLFPGGQPEFSADAAHEWLAARRAR; this is translated from the coding sequence ATGATTTCCGTCATATTCGATCTCGACGGCACGCTGGTGGACAGCGAGCCGAACTACTACGAGTCCGGGCGCCGCACGCTGGAGCGGCACGGGGTCCCCGATTTCACCTGGGAGCAGCACTCCCGTTTCATCGGCATCGGCACGCTGGAGACGCTGGGGATCCTGCGGGAGCGGTACGCGATCCGGACGCCGGTCGAGCAGCTGCTCGCCGAGCAGAACGCCGCCTACCTGGAGCTGGCCCGTACCCGGACCGAGGTCTTCCCGCAGATGCGCAAACTCGTCGAGCGGCTGCACACCGAGGGAACGGCGATGGCGGTGGCCTCCGGCTCCTCTCTCGAGGCGATCGACGCCGTCCTGGCGGGCACGGGGCTGGACGCGCTGCTGACCACGGTGGTCTCCGCCGAGGAGGTCGCGCACGGCAAGCCCGCTCCGGACGTGTTCCTGGAGGCGGCCCGCCGGCTGGGCGCCGAGCCCGCCGACTGCGTGGTCGTCGAGGACGCGGCGCCGGGGGCGCGGGCCGCCCGTGCCGCGGGCATGGCCTGCATGGCGATCCCGTACGCTCCCGGCATCGCGGGGGACCCGGCCTTCGCGTCCGCCGGGCTCCTCTTCCCGGGCGGACAGCCGGAGTTCAGCGCGGACGCGGCCCATGAATGGCTGGCCGCTCGCCGGGCGCGTTAG
- a CDS encoding cytochrome P450, which translates to MTATLPRDTRSGGPRRWPLLGNLPAFTRDPLAFFESLRDGYGDWVPWALGPQRNILVSRPEHAGELLGAVESTFRPTELGWAFRQLLGNGVVVATGDDWRRKRALVQPAVRPRQVRSYAATMVECADALASGWRAGERIDVHREMAGLTQRIAVRTLFGSDAAGREAPISAAMATAQRELGAEFRGLTLFLPPWVRTPGRRRMREAVAVLDREIEHVIREHEAASAAGAERDDLLSRLLAARDENGGPLSRKELRDESITLYIGGHETTSTTLTWAWQLLSGAPAARARLTEELDRVLGGRLPTYEDYARLPWTQQVIKEALRIYPPIWLISAVATDGATIGGRAVPAGTSVWTSPWSVHRDPRWFPDPEAFRPERWDEDAPHPVPEHAWFPFGGGPRACLGARFALVEAALVLAVLAQRFHLDSGRERAGVFPGLTLQPTAPVLATLRPSP; encoded by the coding sequence GTGACCGCGACCCTCCCCCGGGACACCCGCAGCGGCGGACCGCGCCGGTGGCCTCTGCTCGGCAACCTGCCCGCCTTCACCCGTGATCCGCTGGCCTTCTTCGAGTCACTGCGCGACGGCTACGGCGACTGGGTGCCCTGGGCGCTGGGCCCGCAGCGCAACATCCTGGTCTCCCGGCCCGAGCACGCCGGCGAACTGCTGGGAGCGGTCGAGTCCACCTTCCGGCCGACGGAACTGGGCTGGGCCTTCCGCCAGTTGCTGGGCAACGGGGTGGTGGTCGCCACCGGGGACGACTGGCGGCGCAAGCGGGCGCTGGTCCAGCCCGCCGTACGGCCCCGCCAGGTGCGCTCGTACGCCGCCACGATGGTGGAGTGCGCGGACGCCCTGGCGAGCGGCTGGCGCGCGGGCGAACGGATCGACGTGCACCGGGAGATGGCCGGGCTCACGCAACGGATCGCGGTGCGCACGCTGTTCGGGAGCGACGCCGCCGGCCGGGAAGCGCCGATCAGCGCGGCCATGGCCACGGCCCAGCGGGAACTGGGGGCGGAATTCCGGGGGCTGACGCTGTTCCTGCCGCCCTGGGTGCGCACTCCGGGGCGCCGCCGGATGCGGGAGGCCGTGGCGGTGCTCGACCGGGAGATCGAACACGTCATACGGGAGCACGAGGCGGCCTCGGCCGCGGGCGCGGAGCGCGACGACCTCCTCAGCCGGCTGCTCGCGGCCCGCGACGAGAACGGCGGCCCGCTCTCCCGCAAGGAGCTGCGGGACGAGTCGATCACCCTCTACATCGGCGGCCACGAGACCACCTCGACCACCCTGACCTGGGCCTGGCAGCTGCTGTCGGGCGCACCCGCGGCGCGGGCCCGGCTGACGGAGGAGCTGGACCGGGTGCTCGGCGGCCGGCTGCCGACGTACGAGGACTACGCGAGGCTGCCCTGGACGCAGCAGGTGATCAAGGAGGCGCTGCGGATCTATCCGCCGATCTGGCTGATCTCGGCGGTGGCCACGGACGGGGCGACCATCGGCGGGCGGGCGGTGCCGGCCGGGACCTCGGTATGGACCAGCCCCTGGTCGGTGCACCGGGACCCGCGGTGGTTCCCGGACCCGGAGGCCTTCCGCCCCGAGCGGTGGGACGAGGACGCCCCGCATCCGGTGCCCGAGCACGCCTGGTTCCCCTTCGGCGGCGGCCCGCGGGCCTGCCTGGGGGCGCGGTTCGCCCTGGTGGAGGCCGCGCTCGTGCTGGCCGTGCTGGCGCAGCGGTTCCACCTGGACAGCGGCCGCGAACGCGCCGGGGTCTTCCCGGGACTCACACTGCAGCCGACCGCCCCGGTCCTGGCGACGCTGCGCCCCTCGCCCTAG
- a CDS encoding quinone oxidoreductase family protein, which translates to MRAIQVYEVGGPEVLQEAEVDQPRPGPGEAIVEVAASGVNFLDVYHREGRYSLPLPFTPGAEGAGTVLEVGPGVADVAVGDRVGWVEIPGTYAERAVVDSSRLVPLPDDIGFETAAAVLLQGMTAHYLVKDAYPVQGGDTVLVHAAAGGMGLLLTQLITHLGGRVIGTTSTTAKAELAKRAGAAEVILSSAVDDLAAEVRRLNGGQGLPVVFDGVGAHTFDASLASLRTRGHLVLFGAASGAVPPFDPIRLAHGGSLTLIRPSLGDFIADRSELLRRAADVFEWVRSKALEVTVTGRYALSEAAQAHSDLEARRTTGKLLVVPDAAAMGRREETQS; encoded by the coding sequence ATGCGAGCGATTCAGGTGTACGAAGTGGGCGGTCCCGAGGTGCTGCAGGAGGCCGAGGTGGACCAACCGCGGCCGGGTCCGGGCGAGGCGATCGTGGAGGTCGCCGCATCCGGGGTCAACTTCCTCGACGTCTATCACCGCGAAGGCCGGTACAGCCTCCCGCTGCCCTTCACCCCGGGCGCTGAGGGCGCCGGCACGGTCCTCGAAGTTGGACCCGGCGTCGCTGACGTCGCGGTCGGGGACCGGGTCGGTTGGGTGGAGATTCCCGGCACGTATGCCGAGCGGGCCGTCGTGGACTCCTCCCGGCTGGTGCCGCTGCCCGACGACATCGGCTTCGAGACAGCCGCCGCCGTGCTCCTCCAAGGCATGACCGCGCACTATCTCGTCAAGGACGCCTACCCGGTTCAGGGGGGCGACACGGTGCTCGTGCATGCGGCTGCTGGTGGCATGGGGCTGCTTCTGACCCAGCTCATCACCCATCTCGGCGGCAGGGTGATCGGCACGACGTCGACCACGGCGAAGGCCGAGCTGGCGAAGCGTGCCGGGGCCGCTGAGGTGATCCTTTCCTCCGCAGTCGACGATCTCGCGGCCGAGGTGAGGCGGCTCAACGGCGGTCAGGGACTGCCGGTTGTCTTCGACGGCGTCGGCGCGCACACCTTCGATGCGAGCCTCGCCAGCCTGCGAACCCGCGGCCATCTCGTGCTCTTCGGCGCGGCAAGTGGTGCCGTGCCTCCGTTTGATCCGATTCGGCTCGCCCACGGCGGTTCGCTGACCCTGATCCGGCCCAGCCTCGGGGACTTCATCGCCGATCGGTCCGAACTGCTCCGGCGGGCCGCCGATGTGTTCGAGTGGGTGCGCTCCAAGGCGCTCGAGGTCACCGTAACGGGCCGCTACGCATTGTCCGAGGCCGCCCAGGCCCACAGCGATCTGGAGGCTCGGCGTACCACCGGCAAGCTGCTCGTCGTACCCGATGCGGCCGCTATGGGACGCCGCGAGGAGACGCAGAGCTGA
- a CDS encoding FAD-dependent oxidoreductase, with product MTRGADVPVDVDVVVVGAGQAGLSSAYHLTRAGLDHVVLDHAPRPGGAWQFRWPSLTYGKVHGMHALPGMELTGADPMRPSSQVVGEYFAAYEDRFDLRVRRPVDVTAVREGDAGRLRVETSAGIWSARALINATGTWDRPFWPRYRGQETFRGRQVHTANYPGPQEFSGARVIVVGGGTSAVQHLLEIAEVAAETTWVTRRPPVFRDGSFGEAEGRAAVALVDERVRRGLPPQSVVSVTGLPLNEAVRAGLASGVLDRRPVFDRITPAGVAWADGSRVDADVILWATGFRAAVDHLAPLRLREPGGGIRVEGTRAVRDERIHLVGYGPSASTIGANRAGGAAVRDIRRLLNRQRAVVPVAAAPVA from the coding sequence ATGACGCGGGGTGCGGACGTGCCGGTGGACGTGGACGTGGTGGTCGTCGGCGCCGGGCAGGCGGGCCTGTCCAGCGCCTACCACCTCACCCGGGCGGGACTCGACCACGTGGTCCTGGACCACGCGCCCCGTCCGGGCGGGGCCTGGCAGTTCCGCTGGCCCTCGCTCACCTACGGCAAGGTCCACGGCATGCACGCCCTGCCCGGCATGGAGCTGACGGGCGCCGACCCGATGCGTCCGTCGTCCCAGGTCGTCGGGGAGTACTTCGCCGCCTACGAGGACCGCTTCGACCTGCGCGTACGCCGCCCCGTGGACGTGACCGCGGTACGCGAGGGGGATGCGGGCCGGCTGCGCGTGGAGACCTCCGCGGGCATCTGGTCGGCGCGCGCCCTGATCAACGCCACGGGAACCTGGGACCGGCCGTTCTGGCCGCGCTACCGGGGCCAGGAGACCTTCCGCGGCCGCCAGGTGCACACCGCGAACTATCCGGGGCCGCAGGAGTTCTCGGGGGCGCGGGTGATCGTCGTGGGCGGCGGCACCTCGGCGGTGCAGCACCTGCTGGAGATCGCCGAGGTGGCGGCGGAGACCACCTGGGTGACGCGGCGGCCCCCGGTCTTCCGCGACGGGAGCTTCGGCGAGGCCGAGGGCCGGGCCGCGGTGGCCCTGGTGGACGAGCGGGTGCGCCGGGGGCTGCCGCCGCAGAGCGTGGTCAGCGTGACGGGGCTGCCCCTCAACGAGGCGGTCCGGGCCGGTCTGGCCTCGGGCGTGCTCGACCGGCGACCCGTCTTCGACCGGATCACCCCCGCCGGCGTCGCCTGGGCGGACGGGAGCCGGGTGGACGCGGACGTCATCCTGTGGGCCACCGGGTTCCGCGCGGCCGTCGACCACCTCGCCCCGCTGAGGCTTCGCGAGCCGGGCGGAGGCATCCGGGTCGAGGGGACCCGTGCCGTGCGGGACGAGCGGATCCACCTGGTGGGCTACGGCCCGTCGGCGTCGACCATCGGCGCCAACCGCGCGGGCGGCGCCGCGGTCCGCGACATCCGCCGGCTCCTGAACCGGCAGAGGGCCGTAGTGCCGGTGGCCGCAGCGCCGGTGGCCTGA